CGTGCCGCCTGATGGGGCCACGCTGGCCCAGGTGGTGTCCCTGGCGTACGCGGATACGCCACCGCTGTTGCATCCCATCGCGGAGCGCAGCGCGCTGGCCACGCTGGAGAAGTTGATGGCGGAGGGGCGCGTGCGCGAGGAGTCGTTTCAGTACTTCCGCGTCTGAGCGGGACGCGTTGGCGGATGCGCTCCAGTTCGTGAGGTTGAGCGGAGCCGTCGTTGGGGACCGCTCCGCCATGTTGCGCCCTCGCTTTGACGCTGCCCGTCGCCCCTGCGCTCGGTAGGCTGACGCGCATCAGAATGTGCCCGCGAGCCCGAGCGCGCCTCTCGCGGGCTCCGCCGAGGTGGGAACCGGGGGCAGTTCCGCGCTTGGGGGCTGAAGCGCATCAGAATGTACCCACGAGCTCAGGCGCGCCTCTCGCGGGCTCCGCTGCCGAGGTGGGAGTCAGGGGCAGTCCCGCGATTGGGGGCTGATCCGGCTGAAGCGCATCAGAATGTACCCACGAGTCCGAGCGCGCCTCCTCCGGGCGCCACCGCGGCGGTGGGGACCAGGGTCAGCCCCGTGGGCGGGGACTGACGGCGCTTCCGCCGCGCCCCGTGCGACAGCTCGAACGCGAGGATGGAGGTCGCCACCGGCGCTGCGTAGGCGGCGGCCAGTGCGGGCCACGGCAAATCGCCATCCGTCAGTGCGATGACGGTGAGGGGCACGCCCGTTCCCACGAGTCCGCCCAGCAGCGTGGGCAGAAAGCCCCCATGGGCATCCATCAGCGAGCCTGCGAGGTACGTGCCCGAGGCCGCGCCGAGCCCCATGCCCAGGGATGCCCCGAGGAGGGTGGCCTTCCGGGACTTCGCGCATTCGTTGTAGGGACACGACACGCGGTCGGTGACGAGCACGCCGCCGAGGAACGCTAACGCCAGGCCCGAGGCTCCTATCAGCGCGCCGCCCACTGTTTCGCCCACGAGGCGGGCGCCCAGCGGAAACGTGTCATCGCCTGTCGCGTGCGCCTGGGTGAAGGGTGGGTGGACCTTCGACGACGGCCGTTTCCTCGCAACAGGGGAAGGCTCCTGTGCTTGTGCATGGGGCACATCCGTCGCGGGTTGGGCCGCTACCAGGGATGGGAGCAGGACGGCGAGCGCGATGACGCGGAAGGGGCGGGCAGGCATGGGCACTCGACTATGTCTGCGGGGTGAAAACATGGTGGGGGCAAGGAGACCATCGCTCGCGGCGCGGCACTGTACTGGGCTTGGCCCCACCGGAACGCGTGGGCGCATGGTTGGGACACGGAGTCCATCGCTCGCGGCGCGATACTGGGCTTGGCCTCTCCGGAACGCGTGGGCGCATGGTTGGGGCGTGGAGACCTCGCTTGAGGCGCGGCGCGATACTGGGCTTGGCCTCACTGGACCGCGTGAGCGCATGGCACGGAGACCATCGCTTGTGGCGCGGCACTGGACTGGGCTTGGCATCACCGGACCGCGTGAGCGTATGGCGCGGAGACCATCGCTTGCGGCGCGGCTCGATCCTGGGTCCTGGCCTCACAGGAACGCGTGAGAGCATGGTCGGGGCGCGGAGACCATCGCCTTCCTATCGGGTTCCTCGCTGAACAATCCGCCCGCAGGGGCCTCGTTTCGCGCTCGCGTGGCGGGTCGGGGGCGGTACCTCGGGGCGCTGCTGTCGCGGCTCACTGTTCGGAAATGTCGGGGGTTTTCGCCGCGAAATGTCCCGACATTTCCGAACAGCGAGCTCCCGGCTGCGACTCAGAAGCTGCCCATCAGTCCCAGGCGAGCTCCGTGTGACGTCATGCCCGCGACGGGCACCAACCGGACCTGGCTGGAGGCCTCGCGTTGGCTCTCCTTCAGGATGTTGCGCTGCGAAGACAGTTCGTAACCCGTGACGGCGCCGGCGATGGGGAGCATCAGCATGACCACGGCGATACCGGGGTTGATGTCCCTGTCGCCCACCACGGCGGTGCCCAGGGCGAAGGCGCCCCACCCGACGAGGCTGCCACCGAGGGTTCCGAGGAAGCTCCCCTTGCCGCCCATCATCCTGCCGCCCAGGTATGTCCCAGCGGGGATTCCCAGGAGGACACCGCTGCTGCCGCCCACGGCCGCGACGATGGCGCACTCATCACATCCCACGGTGGCCGAGCCCAGGAGGAAACCCAACACCAGTCCCGCGGTGCCCGCGGCGAGCCCACCGGCCACACCGGAGGCGAACTCCACCGTGATGCGTGGAACGGGGTCCGCGGGTCGCGTGTAGACCTGCGCGGCGGGAGCCTGTTCGTGGGGGGCGTTGGCGCCCTCCGTGTCCTCGCGCGGCGTGGCGCTGTCCTCGGCGATGCCGTGCCGAGTCGGGGCGTCGAGTCCTCCGGGGGCCGGAACCAGCGGCGGGGGCGTCAGCTCGGTGGCGGGCGCCTGTGCCGGTTCGCTGGGGGTGGGCGTCTGTGCCCAAGCCACCCCCTGGCTCCAGAAGAGCAGGAGGGCCAACCCGGTGGAGAGCGCTCGCGAAGGCTTCACCTGCGACACGTTATCGCAACACGTGTCGCACGTCGCTCAAACCCTCAACCGGCGGAGGCTTCGGACACCGGCTGGGCACGGCCCTTGCGGCGCAGCAGGACCCAGGCCAGCGGAATGCCACCCAGCAGGAGCTGGGGAACGAGCGAGAGGGCGTCCGGATAGATGCCCAGCATGTCCACCAGGATGAAGGGGAAGGGCAGCGGGGCCAGCGGGAGGGCGCCGACCTCCTGCAACGAGTGGAGCCCCTTGCCCAGCACCATCACCGCGGTGGCGACGAGGATGACGGTGGACGCGTTGAAGAGCGTCTTCATGGGCAGCCGGTAACCCAGCCGGTTGACGAAGAGGACCATGGCCGTGAGGGCCAGGGCGCCCGCCAGGCAGCCCCAGGCCACGCCCTCGGGCGAGTCCAGCGCGAGGCCCTGGAGGAAGATGGCCGTCTCGAAGCTCTCGCGCAGCACCGCGGTGAAGGCGATGAGGAAGAGGCCCGCCATGCTGCCGCGGCCCAGGGCGCCCTGCATCTTCTCGCGCAGCTCACCCATGAACTGGCTGATGTTGGAGCGCGCGTTGAGCCACAGCGCCGCGTAGATGAGCATGGCCACCGCCACGAGCGCGGCGATGCCCTCCAGCCACTCCCGCTCGGCGCCGGCCAGCAGGTGCCGGCCCAGGAGGTAGGCCAGCGCGCCCACCACCAGCGCGGACATCCATCCGATGTGCACCACCCGCGCGTGCTCGGTGGCCTTCATCTTCCGCAGCGCGGCCAGCAGCGCGGCGACGATGATGGTGGCCTCGAAGCCCTCGCGCAGCAGGATGAGCAGCGTCAGCCATGCCGTGGCCAGCAGGCTCGAGGTGTTGCCGGAGTCGCGCCGAGCCTGGTCCAGCATGGCCAGCAGCTCGCGGCCTTCGTCCTGGAGGTGCGGGCTGCCGCGCTCGGCGGCCATGCGGGCCTTGAGGAAGCCCTGCTCGATGCGCAGCGTCAGCGAGGCGTCGCGCGCGCTGAGCTTGGGCTCCACGGGCTCCACGCCGTTGAGGTAGCCGTCCAGCAGGGCCGCCTTCGCGCCCGCGATGTCACCGGCGGCGCCCAGCTTCATGGCCTGCTGCACGTTCTCCCGGGCGGCGAGCAGCGAGCGCTCCTCATCGGCTTCCAGCATCTTCCGGCGCAGGCAGGCGAGGTTCTGCTCCCCGAACTCCTTCACGAGGTCCGCGTCGGTGGCGTTGGCCAGCCGCTCCAGCGACACGCGCGGCGGGGTGCCTTCGCACTCGGGCAGGCGCATCGTGAAGGCGTAGAAGGCCAGCGCCCAGCGCTCGTCCTCGGACAGGGTGGGGTAGGCGGGCATCGCGGTGCCCGGCACGCCGAAGCTGGTGGTGTTGAAGGCCTTGTACGGCGTGAGGCCGTTCATCAGCTCCGCGTCCTGGAAGTTCGCCGGGGCCGGCTCCATGGTGGCGGCGATGGCCACGTTCGCGCTGCCGTCGGCGCCATGGCACGCGGCGCAGTTGGTGGCGAAGAGCGTCTTGCCCAGCTCCAGGTCCGGCGGGCGGCGGGGGCTGCGGGCCAGTCCACCGGCCACCACCAGGTTCTCCACCAGCTCGCCGCAGTCGCGGCTGACGCCCTCGGCGTCCTCGCTCTTGTCCACGCGGGCCTGGATGTCCTGCACGCGTGGCAGGAAGGCCGCCGCCGCGGGCCCCAGTCCTCGCGCCGCGTCCACCGCCTCCGCGGCGAAGCTCTTCTGCTCCTCCAACTCGAACTCGGACTGCGACTCGATGGCGAGCGGATAGTCCGCCTCCAGGTACTGGAGGATGCCGATGAGCCGGTGCCACGTGCGCTCGTCCGATGCACCGTCGTCCGCCCGGGACGAGAAAGGCAGGGCGAGCAGCAGGCACATGAGGAAGGAGGCAGCGCGGTTCATGCCCCCCCTCTACCAGCGGGGGGAGGTCCTTTCAATCTTGAGAGTCAATATCAAAATCGGGTGCTTTCATGCCCCGGCGGGCAGGGCGGACTCGGGGCCAATCGTCTCCACGACCTGGAATGTGCCCACGCGCAGGGAGTCCACCTGCCAGTCCTCGCCCCGGAGCTTGCCGATGGTCATCGCCCGGATGGCGAGCGTGCCGATGCTGAGCGCGCCGATGGCCAGGGCGCCCAGGGCGGTGGCGCCCATGGCCAGCGCGGGCAGGGCGCGAGGACGGGGCCTCAGCCGGTGTCGCAGCAGGGGAGCGAGCCGCAGGCTGGCGACGAGCGCGGCCACGTTCGAGGCGGTGAGGACGGCGGCGCTGGAGAGAGCGGCCGTCCGCCAGGGAAGGTCCACGGAACGGGAGAGCATGGAGGTCTGCATCCCGTGGAGGTGTGCATGGCGCCAGCGCGTGCCACGCGTCAGGACGGGAGGCCCCCGGCCGGATGGTCAGCGCTCGTAGGTGAGGAACGCGAAGGGGAGCTCGGCGTCGAGGTGCTGTTCCTCTTCGACACACGTCCAGCCCGACAGGTCGACCTCGGGAAAGCATGTGTCGCCGGGGAAGTCCCGGTCGATGCGGGTGAGGTAGAGGCGCTGCACTCGGTCCATCGTCTGGGCGTAGAGGTCCGCGCCGCCGGCGATGAAGACCTCGGTGTCGCCGCTGGCTTGCGCCTTCGCGAGC
This genomic window from Myxococcus hansupus contains:
- a CDS encoding GlsB/YeaQ/YmgE family stress response membrane protein, with the translated sequence MKPSRALSTGLALLLFWSQGVAWAQTPTPSEPAQAPATELTPPPLVPAPGGLDAPTRHGIAEDSATPREDTEGANAPHEQAPAAQVYTRPADPVPRITVEFASGVAGGLAAGTAGLVLGFLLGSATVGCDECAIVAAVGGSSGVLLGIPAGTYLGGRMMGGKGSFLGTLGGSLVGWGAFALGTAVVGDRDINPGIAVVMLMLPIAGAVTGYELSSQRNILKESQREASSQVRLVPVAGMTSHGARLGLMGSF
- a CDS encoding cytochrome c/FTR1 family iron permease, with the protein product MNRAASFLMCLLLALPFSSRADDGASDERTWHRLIGILQYLEADYPLAIESQSEFELEEQKSFAAEAVDAARGLGPAAAAFLPRVQDIQARVDKSEDAEGVSRDCGELVENLVVAGGLARSPRRPPDLELGKTLFATNCAACHGADGSANVAIAATMEPAPANFQDAELMNGLTPYKAFNTTSFGVPGTAMPAYPTLSEDERWALAFYAFTMRLPECEGTPPRVSLERLANATDADLVKEFGEQNLACLRRKMLEADEERSLLAARENVQQAMKLGAAGDIAGAKAALLDGYLNGVEPVEPKLSARDASLTLRIEQGFLKARMAAERGSPHLQDEGRELLAMLDQARRDSGNTSSLLATAWLTLLILLREGFEATIIVAALLAALRKMKATEHARVVHIGWMSALVVGALAYLLGRHLLAGAEREWLEGIAALVAVAMLIYAALWLNARSNISQFMGELREKMQGALGRGSMAGLFLIAFTAVLRESFETAIFLQGLALDSPEGVAWGCLAGALALTAMVLFVNRLGYRLPMKTLFNASTVILVATAVMVLGKGLHSLQEVGALPLAPLPFPFILVDMLGIYPDALSLVPQLLLGGIPLAWVLLRRKGRAQPVSEASAG